The window TATTCGCCCCGCATATTTAATCCAGTAATATTCGATACCTTGTTGAGGCTCTCCAAACTGGGCAATAATTCCTGGAAGCATAATTATGACATTCACTTGTCGTAAAACCCCATAAACACAATAAAAAGCACCAAGCCACCATCCCCATTTCTTTCCAAGCCACATTCCAATTCCTGAAGCAAAGGATAGCAAGCCAAGAAAGGTTATAGAGATAGTAAAAGCTAATTGAGAAATCCCCAAACTGGAAACATCACCCATCTTTTTGCCAAAAAGAATCTGAATGATAAAGATCCCCATTCCCACAAGAATGTATATTATGGAAAATATCGTTATTCCTAAAGGTCTTTGTTTCATATTGCCCTTATCTTCTTGATTAATTTCTAAGTTCATTGATTATTTACTTCCCCTTTCCTTTAAGGTCTTTTCTTGGGATGGCTTTTCTCCAGATTTCCTCTTTTGGGATAAGGGGGATGTTTAATAATTTGCTCAAGGATAGAGCCTGTTCTTCTGAAAGACGGGAAAGTAGAGAAGTAGTTCTTGCTCCTACATCTTTTTCAGGAAGCTTCACCTCCTCCATAGGAATAAATCTACATCCCTTTAATCCATTCCCTTCAATCACATCCTTTACCCTTTCGGTTACAAAGATATACTTCTGAAGAGGACAAACCCAGAAGAAATCTGAGCCATCCCAGAGGGAGGTGTCAATTAGATGAGGGGATTTGGGAAAAGGGACTAAAAATCTTAGATAGCCACACTCTTTGCACCAACTCTTAAGCCTTATTCCAGAATCAGGATGGGGAATACCAGCAAATCCTTTAATAACTAGCTCCCATAAGGTTGGAATAGGCATTGGTTTTCTTAGCCTCTTTATCTCATTTATCCTTACTGGCTTAAGCTCATAGCCGGTAAATCCTGCCTCTTTGAATAATTGGGCTACCCTCTCGGGAATTATATAGTCCCATTCATAATCGGTGCATAAAAAATCTTGCTCTAACATCTTGGGTGAGGGTATGTCAATGGTTAAGATTGCCTCATCCCCTTCTTTTTTCCGCAAAACGCAAGGATGACCTTTGCCGGCAGGACATGAACCCACTATCTCATCCCTCTCGCTTACCTCTTCTGCCATATAATAGTCGCCATTAGAAGTATAAACATCATAGGCTAATTCATAGAATCTCATTGTATCTCACCCCTTCTTACCTGGTCAATCTTCTTTAGTATATCATCAATCCCTTCTTGTGTAAAGATATCCTTGCGTGCTTTTACCATATTCTCTAAGTGATTAAGAACCTCATCTTTTGTAGCATCAGGTTTTGCCTTTTTAAATTCATCCCACTGCTTATTCCAGTTATTTGGACCGGTATGTATTCCATTTGGTTTTAGTCTATGGAGGTCAATAGGTAATTCTTTGGTAAGAAATTCAAGCTCTTTTGGGGTAAACTCTGCCTTTAAAAAGAATTCTCTAAGTTTCTTTGCCCTTGGCAATAAATGATGATTCTCAAGGAGTTCTTTGGTTGTCCTAAATGCTGCCCTCATTGGTCCTACCGATACACCAGAGACAGGAGCAAGGACACAGCCAATTGCAATTGCCCTTTCAAGGGGGGTAAGCTTTCCAGTGATGCTA is drawn from bacterium and contains these coding sequences:
- a CDS encoding double-CXXCG motif protein gives rise to the protein MRFYELAYDVYTSNGDYYMAEEVSERDEIVGSCPAGKGHPCVLRKKEGDEAILTIDIPSPKMLEQDFLCTDYEWDYIIPERVAQLFKEAGFTGYELKPVRINEIKRLRKPMPIPTLWELVIKGFAGIPHPDSGIRLKSWCKECGYLRFLVPFPKSPHLIDTSLWDGSDFFWVCPLQKYIFVTERVKDVIEGNGLKGCRFIPMEEVKLPEKDVGARTTSLLSRLSEEQALSLSKLLNIPLIPKEEIWRKAIPRKDLKGKGK